CCATTGATCCGGTCCCGCCGGAACCGTGCCGACGAGCCAGCCGGCCGGTCCGAGCACCCGCCCGAACTCGGCGACCGCGACCTCCTGGTCGGGGATGTGTTCCAGAGTCTCGGCGGTGGTTGCGCTGATGAAGGTACCGTCCGCGAACGGCAAGTTCGTGACATCGGCGACCACCGGCAGGACACGTGCCGCGACACCGGCATCGGCGGCGCGCGTTGCGAGGACGCGCATCGATCGTAACGAGAGGTCCGCCGAAATGACGGTGTGTCCCGATCGAGCCAGGGCAAATGAAAGTGACCCGACACCGGCAGCGCACTCGAGATGGATGCCCGGCGCTGGCACCAGCCGTCGTAGCTGTCGAGTGATTCGCCGTTCCCGATGCGCGTGCCTCGGTCCGAAGAACTCCGGATCGACTCCCCACTCCGCCTTGCCCATGGAGGGAGAATAACAACATTCGAATTGGGATTTAAGAGTGAGGAATGAGGAATGTCGCCCACCAGACCACGAATTTCGGATTTCGGATTCCCCCCGCCCCACCGGAGAACGGGGGGTGGGTGGGAATGCAAAATTCCGAATTCCTCATTCAGAATTCTCGCTCTGCTACCATCCCCACCCATGTCCGAGGACCTGAACCCCCTCTGGATCGACACCCCCGAAGGCCTGCGGGATGCCGCCTCTGTGTTTTCGAGTGCGCAGAGGATTGCACTCGACACCGAGGCCGACTCGATGCATTCGTACTTCCACAAGGTGTGCCTCATTCAGGTCAGCGCCAATGCGCACCACATGGTGATCGATCCCCTGGCGATCGGGCCTGACGATCTTGCGTTGCTGTGGAAGATGGTTGGCGACCCCGAGATTCCGATCCTGATGCACGGCGCCGACTACGACATCCGGATTCTGGATCGCGATTACGGCGTGCGAGTTGCCGGGCTCCAGGACAGCCAGATCATGGCCCAGTTGTTGGGCGAGGAGAAAACCGGACTCGCCGCGCTGCTCGAGAAAGAGCTCGGAATTCACCTCGACAAGAAGTTTCAACGAGCTGATTGGGGGCGACGCCCACTCAGGGACGATCAACTCGCGTATGCGGCGGCAGACACCGCCTACCTGGGCGATCTTGTGGATCTGCTGAGGTACCGTCTCGAGGATTTGGACCGATGGAGCTGGGCGGAAGAGGAGTTCCAAAAGCTCGAGATGGTTCGCCACAATCCCGTCGAACCGAATCCGCTCGCCTTCGAGAAGCTCAAGGGAGCGCGCTCGCTGCGCGGTGACGCACGGGACCGTCTCTTCTCTCTCTATCAGTGGCGGGATCGGCAGGCACGCTCACGAGATGTTCCACCCTTCAAGATCCTGGGCAACAAATCGTTGCTGGTGATGGCAATGGATCCTCCCTCGGATCTTGAAGCAATGGGTGGGGTGGACGGTGTGGGACCGCGCGCCGTTCGCCGTTGGGGCCGTTCATTGCTGCGTGTGGTGGCCACTCCCCGGCGAGCCCCGGCGCGGGTTCGCCGGCCGAGGCAGATATCGCCCGATGCCGCCGAGCGAAGACGGCTGAAGAGCTTGCTCGCAGTACGTGACGAGAAAGCCGGGGAGCTCGGCATCCAGGCCAGTTTGCTCTGCTCGCGTGGTCTGGCAGAATCGGTGTCCTCGTACCAACCGCCATGTTCATCACACGAGGATCTCGCCCGAGCCGGTCTCGACGGATGGCGGCTCGAGGTCCTCGGCGACGATTTCCTCGGTGCGATTCCCTAGCTTTTGATCCGCTGGATATCAGCGCCGAGTTCTTCGAGCCGGGTATGGAGGTTCTGATATCCCCGTTCGACCTGACGGATGTTGTGGATCACGCTCTCACCCTCGGCGGCGAGTGCCGCGATGACGAGAGCCATGCCGGCGCGAATGTCCGGGCTGGCCAGGACCTGCCCGTGGAGCTTCGAGGGCCCGACAACCACGGCGCGGTGAGGGTCGCAGAGCACGATCCGTGCGCCCATCGCGATCAGGCGGTCGACCCAAAACAGCCGGCTCTCGAACATCTTCTCGTGGATCAGGATGGTGCCGCGCGCCTGGGTGGCCAGGACGACCGAAATCGAGGTGAGATCGGCCGGAAAGGCCGGCCAGGGGCCGTCATCGATTTTGGGAATCGCGCCGTGAATGTCCTCCTGGATCACCAAATCCTGACCTGAGGGCACGATGATGTCGTGTCCCTCGACCCGCCAGGTGATGCCGAGCCTTCCGAAACAGAGCTCGGTCATTCGGTGGTGCTTCTCTGGCTCTGCGCCAACGATTCGCAACTCACCGCCGGTGACGGCCGCGAGACCTATGAAGCTCCCCACCTCGAGGGGGTCGGGTCCGATGGTCGCTGCGGCACCGCCTAGGGTGGGGCGGCCTTCCACCTCGAGTGTGTTCGTACCGATGCCCGAGATCGAGCCTCCCATCGAGTTGACCAAGTGGCACAACTCCTGGACGTGCGGCTCTGAAGCGGCGTTGCGGATGGTGGTCTTGCCGTCCGCCAGAGAGGCCGCCATGACCGCGTTCTCGGTCGCCATCACACTCATCTCGTGCAGGAAAACGTCTGACCCGATGAGGCCGTTGGGAGCCCTCAGGTGGTAGCGATCCGAAGCGATCTCGACCACCGCACCGAGCGCCTGAAACGCGTGGAGATGGGCGTCGAGCGGTCGCCGACCAATGCGGTCGCCACCCGGGCGTGGCAGCTTGGCGCTTCCGAATCGGGCCAGAAGAGGACCGGCGAGCAGGAAGGACGCCCTGATCTCGCAGGCCAACAGCTCCGGGACCGGTCGTGCCTCCACCAATGAGCTGTCGATGAGCCACGAATTCGGCCCTTTCTGCTCGACGTTGGAACCGAGCTCGGACAGTAGTTCCAACATTACTGCCGCGTCGCGAATCTGCGGCACGTTTGCGAGCTCCACTGTTCCTTCCGAGAGCAGAGTGGCGGCGAGCATTGGCAGGGCAGCGTTTTTGTTGCCGCCCGGCACCAAAGTGCCGTGGATCGGACGGCCACCACGGATCACGTATGCGAATTGGGCGTCATCGAGGATTCTCATGGATTCAAAGTAACAGGGCCTGATGACGAAGGCGTGCACGCTTCGTGGCAATTCAGTGGCGACAAGCAGGTACCGGCTATTAGCCGTGAGCGGCTCGCCGTGGTTGATGAAATGTGGGTGCGGGACCTGAGTGATCATTGCTCGGAGCCGATCGGTTAGAATTGCCCTCGATGGCCCGTTTGGAACTCCACGAACTCAAGACTGACAAACGAGCCGGTGAGCTGGCCGCCCTGCTATCGCGACTCCATGCATCGCGCGAGAGGCTGGTGGTGTGGGTGGCTGATGAGGGCCGCCGCCAGATTCTCGATGACTACCTGTGGACCTTCCAGAAGCTCGCATTTCTGCCTCACGCACTTTGGGCCCCGGAGCTGGGCGAGGTCGAGGAACCGGTTGTCCTGGTCGGTGAACCGATGAATCCCAACGGTGCCTCGATTCTCGTGGTCGGCGATGACCCGCCGCCCGGGGCATGGGCGGCGACCTTCGACGAGGTTCACGACCTGATCCCTCCGGGGGAGGCCGGTGAGCGGCGAACGGAGTTTTGGGAAAGGTGGAAGGCGGATCCGGAGACAGACGGCGAGATGTACGAACGCGAGTAGAGACTGCCTCTCCGGCACACAATCAATATTGAGATCAAAACGCAGGCATGGCGATGACCGGTGGTAGAATTCCACCTGTCATGACCCCGCAGTAGGCACCCGGTGAGTCAGTGTTCAAAAGGGGGAGCCTTGAGAAGCAACAAGGTCGGCATCGTCGGTCTCGGTCCTGTGGGTTCGATCCTCGGCGCGTACCTGGTGCGCAGCGGTATGAGGGTGTACGGCGTCGAGCAGGCCGCGGCCGCTACGGCGCCAAGGAGGTCGGGGAGGGTTCGATGGTGCCGGTGCTCGGCTCGATCGCCAGCGCCATCTACGACGCGATCGGTGTGCGCATGACCGAGCTGCCCATCACGCCACAGAAGATCCTCGATGCGTTCAAGGAACAGCGCGGAAGCGGGGAGTAGGTGGGGCCCGATCGTGTTGCGGCGCCCTCGTTGGCGCAAGCCGATGACATCGAGAGTGAGAACTGGCACGATTGGGGCGGCACCGGGCCGACGCTTCACTTCGCCCACGCCAACGGCTTTCCCCCCGGCACCTACCGCAAGCTTCTTGAAGAGCTGGCTGTTGGTCACCACGTGGTTGCCATGGCAGCGAGGCCGCTATGGCGGGATGCGAGACCCCGGCCTCTCCGGAACTGGTCGGCCTTTGCCGAGGACCTGCGGACGGAGCTCGGGCGCCGCGACCTGCGCGGCATCGTTGGCGTCGGCCACAGTCTGGGCGCGGTCATCTCGCTGCTGGCCGCGGCCGGCGACCCGGGGCTGTTCTCGGCCGTGGTCGCGATCGACCCCCTCATCCTCACCGGCGTTCGTTCGATCTACTGGGGGGCCGTGAAGGCTCTCGGCCTGAGTGGGAGAATTGGCATCGTGCGCGGCGCCCGACGCCGGCGCGAGATGTGGTCGAACCGCACCGAGGTGCGGTCCAGCTACGCGAGCAAGAGGATCTTCGCTGGCTGGGAATCAGAGGTGCTCGATGACTATGTTGATGTGGGGATGGTTGAAGTGCCGCAGGGCGGGGTGCGCCTTCGTTTTCCGAAGGAGTGCGAGGCGAGGACCTTCTCGGCCGCGCCCCACAACCTGTGGCCGGAGCTCCGCAGAATTTCCGTGCCCACCCTCTTCGTGCAAGGTGAGCACAGCGACACCTTTGTCGACGCCGCGCGGACCAGGGTGGAGCGGGAGGTACCAGGATCCCGCACGACGGTTGTTCCAGACAGCTCGCACTTCGTGCCGATGGAGCGACCCGCAGAGTTGGCCCGCGTGATCAATGAATTCCTCGAAGAGGCAGCGCTATGATGACTTAACGTTCTAACGTTCAAACGTTTCAACGTTCAAACGTTTCGCCATCCGCCCCGAATGTGGCTGGGAACAGGTGGGAGGCCCAAGGTGAAGCTGGACCTTGAAGACGAAGGAGCGATCTTAACCGGTGGAAGCCTCGGCAATGGGCGGGCGGTCGCGCTCGAGCCGGCGCACGAGGGCGCAAATGTGGCCGTCAACTACCGGCGTCACCACGACGAGGCGATGGCCCTTGTGGCGGAGATCGAGGGAATGGACCGCAAGGGCCTCGCGGTCAAGGCCGACGTCTCGAGTTACTCCGACTCGGAGGCGATGGTGGCGAACCTGGTGGAGGCCTTTGGCCGCTAAGACATCTTGGTATGCAAAGCCGGCATCACCTGGGACGGCGTCATATGGAAGATGACCGAGTAACAGTGGGACGCGGTCATCGACGTCAACCTCAAGGGCTACTTCAACCACAACAAGACGGCGGCGCTTCACTTCAAGGACCGGAAGTACGGCAAGATCGTCAATATCTCCTCGATCAACGGCATCCGCGTCTATTACACCGTCGAGCAACCAGGCACCTCGTGGGGAAAGGCGCCCTGAGACCTTCACTCCGCCGGCGAGGGATCGAATGAACGCATTCCGGTGAGGTAGGCCCCGACCGCCAGGGTGTGCATGTCGTGGGTGCCCTCGTAGGTGTAGACTGACTCGATGTTCATCAGGTGGCGCATGATCGGGTATTCGTTGACGATGCCGTTGGCGCCGTGGATCTCCCGCGCCAGCTTGGCGCACTCGCGGGCGACCCAGCAGTTGTTACGCTTGGCCAACGAGACCGCCTCGTGACTCATGGTTCCGTTGTCTTTCATCCGGCCGAGCTGGAGTACGAGGAGCTGTCCTTTGACGATCTCGTTGAACATCCAGACCAGCCGCTGCTGGATGATCTGCTGCGCCGCGATCGGCCGACCGCCGAACTGAATGCGGTTCTTCGCATAGTCGAGCGCCGCCGTGAAGGTGGCCATCGCCGAGCCGATGACTCCCCACGCGATGCCGTAACGCGCCTGGGTGAGGCACATCAGCGGGTTCTTGAGGCCGGTGGTGCCAGGCATCAGGCTGTCGGCGGGCAGCCGACAGTCCTCGAACACCAGCTGCGAGGTCACCGAAGCTCGGAGGGAGTACTTGCCCTTGTGCTCGACCGTCGAAAAACCGGGGGTGCCCCGTTCGACCAGGAAGCCGCGGATGCCGTCGTCGGTGCGCGCCCAGACGACTGCGATATCGGCAATGCCACCGTTGGTGATCCAGGCCTTCTCGCCGTTGAGGATCCAATCGTCGCCGTCACGCTTGGCGCGGGTCCGCATGGCGCCCGGATTCGATCCGAAGTCGGGCTCGGTGAGACCGAAGCAGCCGACGGCCTTGCCCCTGCCGAGCAGCGGGATCCATCGGTCCTTCTGATCCTGGCTGCCCCACGAGAGGATGGGATACATCACCAGCGCCGATTGCACCGACATGAAGGATCGCAGTCCCGAGTCGCCGAACTCGAGCTCCTGGTTGATGAGGCCGTAGGAGACGCTATTGAGGCCCGGCAGGTCGTACTCGTCGAAGCTCGCGCCAAGAAGGTCGAGGTCGGCCATTTCGCCGACCAGGTGGCGTGGGAATTCACCCTCCCAAGCCCACTCCTCGATTTCGGGCATGACGCGGTCGCGCACCCACGCGTGCACTGAATCTCTGACCATCCGCTCCTCCTCGCTGAGGAGGTGATCGATGTGGTACAGATCGAGGTCCTCGAATCGGGTCATGGTGGGCCTCCCGTGTGCTCGGTGATTATACCCGCGGATACAGAGGCGGATTATTCTTCCGGAAGCGCGATGTCGAGCGCCTCAACCGCTGCGGTACGGGTGAAACGCCTCACGGCAAGTACCGCCTCGACCACCAGCCACAGCGCGATGAACGTGATCGCGCCGCCGACGAAGAGAAGCGTGTGGTTCCCGTCGCGCCAGAAGGAGAGAAGCTTCGTGGCCATGGCGATGAGGGTCGTGACCATCATGAAGACCATCGGCACCAGATATGGAAGGGCGAATCTCCGCCGCTGCAGCAGATAGAGGGAAACCGTCAGCAGAGCGAGACCGGCGAGGAGCTGGTTAGTCGAGCCGAAGAGCTGCCAAAGGACGAGACCTGCCGACCGTCCTTCGATGCGGTAAAAGGCAAAAAAGGAGATGGCGATCACTGCCAACGTCGACGAGAGGTAGCGGTTTCCGAGCGGCGCGAAACGGATCGAGGTCCCGATCTCCTCGATGTTGTAGCGCAGGAGCCTGGTGGCCGAGTCGAGAGTCGTGAGGGCGAAGCTCACGACGACAACCGCGATCAGAGTGCGGGCTGTCTGCTCGGGCAGCCCGACCGTTGAAACGAAGCGGGTCGAACCCTCGATGAATGCACTCATG
This genomic window from Acidobacteriota bacterium contains:
- a CDS encoding class I SAM-dependent methyltransferase, whose protein sequence is MGKAEWGVDPEFFGPRHAHRERRITRQLRRLVPAPGIHLECAAGVGSLSFALARSGHTVISADLSLRSMRVLATRAADAGVAARVLPVVADVTNLPFADGTFISATTAETLEHIPDQEVAVAEFGRVLGPAGWLVGTVPAGPDQWSDWDDWAGHLRRYSRSDLERLFDAVGMEAMVVAWGWPLLRLYDDWFLKRVNRRRLHHQGTVEGDRGLSTISALGRTRWLVATIRTAFDFDRLFDGVPWGVGLLFAARRR
- a CDS encoding HRDC domain-containing protein, producing the protein MSEDLNPLWIDTPEGLRDAASVFSSAQRIALDTEADSMHSYFHKVCLIQVSANAHHMVIDPLAIGPDDLALLWKMVGDPEIPILMHGADYDIRILDRDYGVRVAGLQDSQIMAQLLGEEKTGLAALLEKELGIHLDKKFQRADWGRRPLRDDQLAYAAADTAYLGDLVDLLRYRLEDLDRWSWAEEEFQKLEMVRHNPVEPNPLAFEKLKGARSLRGDARDRLFSLYQWRDRQARSRDVPPFKILGNKSLLVMAMDPPSDLEAMGGVDGVGPRAVRRWGRSLLRVVATPRRAPARVRRPRQISPDAAERRRLKSLLAVRDEKAGELGIQASLLCSRGLAESVSSYQPPCSSHEDLARAGLDGWRLEVLGDDFLGAIP
- the murA gene encoding UDP-N-acetylglucosamine 1-carboxyvinyltransferase; the protein is MRILDDAQFAYVIRGGRPIHGTLVPGGNKNAALPMLAATLLSEGTVELANVPQIRDAAVMLELLSELGSNVEQKGPNSWLIDSSLVEARPVPELLACEIRASFLLAGPLLARFGSAKLPRPGGDRIGRRPLDAHLHAFQALGAVVEIASDRYHLRAPNGLIGSDVFLHEMSVMATENAVMAASLADGKTTIRNAASEPHVQELCHLVNSMGGSISGIGTNTLEVEGRPTLGGAAATIGPDPLEVGSFIGLAAVTGGELRIVGAEPEKHHRMTELCFGRLGITWRVEGHDIIVPSGQDLVIQEDIHGAIPKIDDGPWPAFPADLTSISVVLATQARGTILIHEKMFESRLFWVDRLIAMGARIVLCDPHRAVVVGPSKLHGQVLASPDIRAGMALVIAALAAEGESVIHNIRQVERGYQNLHTRLEELGADIQRIKS
- a CDS encoding DNA polymerase III subunit chi; this translates as MARLELHELKTDKRAGELAALLSRLHASRERLVVWVADEGRRQILDDYLWTFQKLAFLPHALWAPELGEVEEPVVLVGEPMNPNGASILVVGDDPPPGAWAATFDEVHDLIPPGEAGERRTEFWERWKADPETDGEMYERE
- a CDS encoding alpha/beta hydrolase; translation: MGPDRVAAPSLAQADDIESENWHDWGGTGPTLHFAHANGFPPGTYRKLLEELAVGHHVVAMAARPLWRDARPRPLRNWSAFAEDLRTELGRRDLRGIVGVGHSLGAVISLLAAAGDPGLFSAVVAIDPLILTGVRSIYWGAVKALGLSGRIGIVRGARRRREMWSNRTEVRSSYASKRIFAGWESEVLDDYVDVGMVEVPQGGVRLRFPKECEARTFSAAPHNLWPELRRISVPTLFVQGEHSDTFVDAARTRVEREVPGSRTTVVPDSSHFVPMERPAELARVINEFLEEAAL
- a CDS encoding acyl-CoA dehydrogenase family protein produces the protein MTRFEDLDLYHIDHLLSEEERMVRDSVHAWVRDRVMPEIEEWAWEGEFPRHLVGEMADLDLLGASFDEYDLPGLNSVSYGLINQELEFGDSGLRSFMSVQSALVMYPILSWGSQDQKDRWIPLLGRGKAVGCFGLTEPDFGSNPGAMRTRAKRDGDDWILNGEKAWITNGGIADIAVVWARTDDGIRGFLVERGTPGFSTVEHKGKYSLRASVTSQLVFEDCRLPADSLMPGTTGLKNPLMCLTQARYGIAWGVIGSAMATFTAALDYAKNRIQFGGRPIAAQQIIQQRLVWMFNEIVKGQLLVLQLGRMKDNGTMSHEAVSLAKRNNCWVARECAKLAREIHGANGIVNEYPIMRHLMNIESVYTYEGTHDMHTLAVGAYLTGMRSFDPSPAE